In Chitinivibrionales bacterium, a single genomic region encodes these proteins:
- a CDS encoding efflux RND transporter permease subunit, which yields MIAGFVAFCLRRRALMLAVFIGLSIFGFYTLRELNVEAYPDIGAVTIQVITQDPGHAAEEVEQQITIPLERELNGLPGLHVMRSKSTFALSLITLVFNDGTDYYFERQRVYDQIGNVTLPPGVQAGLDSPTSPIGEIYRYTVESKLRDARELRDLNNWVVMPRIKQVPGVIDVNPFGGENYQFQVFVDPNKLAQYNLSLAQVENAITANNINSGGSLIVRGEQGFVVRGLGAITKVDDLNNIVITQKNGAPVFVKDIGHAEMGVLERQGILGKDDNDDAVEGITLLLLGANPSKVLAGVHQKVEELNTKVLPPDVKVVPYLDRTA from the coding sequence ATGATTGCCGGTTTTGTCGCCTTCTGTCTGCGTCGGCGCGCGCTGATGCTGGCCGTGTTCATCGGCCTCTCCATCTTTGGTTTCTACACGTTGCGGGAACTGAACGTGGAGGCGTATCCCGACATCGGCGCGGTGACGATTCAGGTCATCACGCAAGATCCGGGTCACGCCGCCGAAGAAGTGGAGCAGCAAATCACCATTCCTTTGGAACGCGAGCTGAACGGTCTTCCCGGCCTGCATGTCATGCGCTCGAAAAGCACCTTTGCGTTGTCGTTGATCACCTTGGTTTTTAACGACGGCACAGATTATTACTTCGAGCGCCAGCGTGTGTATGACCAGATTGGCAACGTCACCTTGCCGCCGGGAGTGCAAGCGGGGCTGGACTCACCCACTTCACCCATCGGCGAAATTTACCGTTACACGGTTGAATCAAAACTGCGTGATGCGCGAGAACTGCGTGACTTGAACAATTGGGTGGTCATGCCCCGCATCAAGCAAGTGCCCGGTGTCATTGATGTCAATCCTTTCGGCGGTGAAAATTATCAATTCCAAGTGTTCGTTGATCCGAACAAACTGGCGCAATATAACCTTTCACTGGCGCAGGTTGAAAATGCGATTACGGCGAACAACATCAACTCCGGCGGCAGTTTGATTGTGCGCGGCGAACAAGGTTTCGTCGTGCGTGGCTTGGGTGCCATCACCAAGGTTGACGATTTGAACAACATCGTCATCACGCAAAAAAATGGAGCGCCGGTTTTCGTGAAAGACATCGGGCATGCGGAAATGGGTGTGCTTGAACGTCAGGGTATTCTCGGCAAAGACGACAATGATGACGCGGTTGAGGGTATCACCCTGCTGTTGCTTGGCGCGAATCCCTCAAAAGTCCTCGCCGGCGTCCACCAGAAGGTCGAAGAATTGAACACCAAAGTTCTGCCGCCGGATGTCAAGGTCGTGCCGTATCTCGACCGCACCGC
- a CDS encoding efflux RND transporter periplasmic adaptor subunit, producing MKTKTKYIFFVAWMPLLLLAVVLTGCKRSEPAAPASQFERQGDLVVIPEQSILRDRLKFDTARAEKIQSRLSAPAVVEADPQKYANVFPPLTGRLIKLHVQLGDTVTNGQLLASLQSPDFFAAQDNYVKAKSVEELTRRALKRQQELLENKIAAQKDVEQATSDYESAKIDLDTAVQQLLAYGFNPETDKLGQPLQVFSPLSGQVVDMASAHGEFRNDNTVSLMTVADLSTVWVTASVQEKDLQFLTKGQEISAAIAAYPGETFTGKILFIGDLIDPDIRVAKVRVAFDNPERRLKPGMFATVNFLGFPQTQVTVPATAVVQSGTSAFVFEQVKPWVLQPREVKVGAQQDDRIIITDGLDAGANILVKEGVLFQ from the coding sequence AAAACGAAGACCAAATATATTTTCTTTGTGGCCTGGATGCCGCTTCTGTTGCTGGCTGTCGTCCTGACTGGTTGCAAGCGTTCTGAACCTGCCGCCCCAGCCAGCCAATTTGAGCGGCAGGGCGACCTGGTCGTCATACCGGAGCAATCCATTTTGCGCGACCGGTTGAAATTTGACACGGCGCGCGCGGAGAAAATCCAAAGCCGGCTTTCCGCGCCAGCGGTGGTGGAGGCCGACCCGCAGAAATACGCGAATGTTTTTCCGCCGTTGACCGGACGTTTGATCAAATTACATGTGCAACTTGGCGACACGGTCACCAACGGACAATTGCTGGCCTCGCTGCAATCGCCGGATTTTTTTGCGGCACAGGACAATTATGTGAAGGCCAAAAGCGTCGAGGAACTGACCCGTCGTGCGCTGAAACGGCAGCAGGAACTTTTGGAAAACAAAATCGCCGCGCAAAAAGACGTGGAGCAGGCCACGAGCGATTATGAATCCGCAAAAATTGATCTCGACACGGCGGTTCAGCAATTGCTTGCTTACGGTTTCAATCCTGAAACCGACAAGCTCGGCCAGCCATTGCAGGTTTTTTCTCCGTTGTCCGGGCAGGTAGTTGACATGGCTTCCGCGCACGGCGAATTTCGCAATGACAACACCGTTTCTTTGATGACAGTGGCCGATTTGTCCACGGTCTGGGTGACGGCGAGCGTGCAGGAAAAAGACCTGCAATTCTTGACGAAGGGACAGGAAATCAGCGCGGCCATTGCAGCCTATCCCGGCGAAACTTTCACCGGAAAAATTTTGTTCATTGGCGACCTCATTGATCCCGACATTCGTGTCGCGAAAGTTCGCGTCGCCTTTGACAACCCGGAACGCCGCCTCAAGCCCGGCATGTTTGCGACGGTGAATTTTCTCGGTTTCCCGCAAACGCAAGTCACTGTGCCCGCGACCGCTGTGGTGCAAAGCGGCACCTCGGCCTTTGTATTTGAACAGGTCAAACCGTGGGTGCTCCAACCGCGCGAAGTGAAAGTGGGCGCACAACAAGACGACCGAATCATCATCACCGACGGGCTTGATGCGGGTGCAAACATTCTTGTAAAGGAAGGAGTGTTGTTTCAATGA